From the Lactuca sativa cultivar Salinas chromosome 9, Lsat_Salinas_v11, whole genome shotgun sequence genome, the window CCAATAACCGATCTTACTATCAATTATCAACATATGTATTATAGCTACACAAATACTTGTGCGCTGtgtaaaaagaaataaatatatgattttatattaaattaaaaaatttatgtattttttttaacctCAGTAAAATTTCTTAATTCTCTCATACAAATTGAAACCAACATACAtacaaattgaaaaaaaaaaaaaaaaaagagaaactaCCAACCTCTTATCACGACTCACGAGTTGAAGAGACCGGCGGGGGAAATGAACGTGATATTATATTCAGTGAAAAGAAAATGTTCAGCActacattttttaatttaaaaatacattattttatttttagtttttttttttttttaatattccaaGTTTTTTTATAGGAAACAAATTAATGAGATTGATTTTGGTTCATGCTTCTTATGAACTTtacataataatatttttataattggatattattaaaaacaaaatctagcctaatttttgaaattttttacaagaaaaaaaaaattacaatagcCAAGAaaatgggccatattgggctgcGATTTCCTTGTTTTGGGCTACGATACATACGAAGATGGATACCAGAAACATGAATCGGACTTCGGCCCAAAGCTTTTGGTAGCCCACCAACAAGGAGCCCAACAAAGACCAGCAACCCACGAGCAAGACTCAACGAGTCGTGGGGGAAAACAGTTGACATGAAGTTGCAATTTGTATATACAtgagggaccatttctgtaataTAATCTCTAAAGTTTAactaaaatacaatttttttggCAGAttagaaaataataaaaagtGCATAGTTTTAGCCGCAAACAGATTCATATTCCTGGGCACAAAACAAATTCTGTGGCGGACTCATCTTCGTGCTTTCCGCCCAGCCATCACCATTTCTGTGAATCTCAGAGCTTCTTCTCCGCATTGGCAATGGAGGCTTCAGCCCTTTTCTCTACTGCCTTCTCACCACCTTCCATTCATCTTCGATCTCGTATTCTCACTAAATCTCGACCCCATGTTTTCCCCACTAAAAAAACCAGTTTCCATCCCCTCCTCCGATCACCACCACCCGTCGCCACCAACGCTCGCCGCCTCttcttcaccaccacctccaaaCCCTCCCTCTTCACTTCCCTTCCAAAACCCCTCAAACCCATCTCAGCAGCATCAACTAGTGTGAGCTCAATCGCCGAACCAAAGAAAACCCAATTACAAGGCGCAAAAATCGTACCCTTAGCACTTTCAATCGCGATCGGTCTACTAGTGCGTTTCGTTGTCCCAAAACCAGTTGAAGTCACTGCACAAGCATGGCAACTCCTCTCGATTTTCGTCTCAACCATTGCCGGACTTGTTCTCTCTCCGTTACCCGTCGGCGCCTGGGCTCTTTTAGGTCTGACCACCACCATTATTACCAAAACCCTTACATTCACCACGGCGTTTAGCGCCTTCACCAACGAAGTCATTTGGTTGATTGTGATTTCTTTCTTCTTTGCTCGTGGGTTTGTTAAGACCGGATTAGGGGATCGAATTGCGACCTATTTCGTGAAATGGTTAGGGAAAAGTACACTGGGTTTGTCTTATGGATTAACTTTGAGCGAGGCTTTGATTGCTCCGGCGATGCCCAGTACCACCGCCAGGGCCGGCGGAGTGTTCTTACCCATTATTAAGTCCTTATCACTGTCAGCTGGGAGTAAACCCAACGATCCATCTTCAAGAAAACTCGGTTCATATCTTATTCAGTCTCAATTCCAGGTTAGCTCAGCCCTAAAATTTTCAATTCGAGTGCATTTTATTTGCATTTTGGTTTACTAATTTCGCTCAGCTTCATACATTTGTCATCGATGAAAGTAATATGATTAAAATACATTAATTTGATTCATCTAGTCACTAATGGCCATGAGATTTGCAGTAAGATTACacaatttgaattttaaaattgaaGAATTGATGCAGAAAACTAATGATCTTTGCACCCAGTGATTAACCTCATTTGTTAAttatgcttattatttaatttcatGGGTCCATATTCAATGTCGTGAGGATAAATGGAGTCTTCTAGACAAATGGAATTTTTTACAAGTTGTCATTAAATTACATCTTTATGTGCATTAAGTATGGCCTCTAATGGAGCTAGAGGGCAAGTTTTAATTTATTAAGTTAATTGATTACTAGTATGGTCAACTTTAAGTAGAGGTCTTGTTTAATATTCgaaatatgaaattttttgatttttcatattttattgcCTTGGACTTGTGGTTTGCTTTTAGAATTATATAAATATTTCATTCCTAGAATTACttatttcttcctattacaacattgtacctTGAAAAATATACCCAATTGTAGCAATCTCATCTTAATACAAAGCAACTTTCACTATTACAAtaagaaaaaaatcaaaattacagTGCTATATTTGGGTAGATTTTCCAAACTACAATGCCTAACAAGAAATAAAATGTTGTTATAGAAAGAAACAAAAGTAGGATACTAGAGTCTATAACACACAAATATACAAACATACATtaatatttcttgcatttaacccaaaATAAACGAgcacaaaactagggtttaatgAGGAAAGCCTCATTTCCTTGACTTTCTGTAttaaagtcaaaaagaaacacctATATATAGCTTATGATATCAACTAGAAGGACAAAATGTTTGCTATTTTGATGAATTTGTTgatataattaaaaattttatttaacaGAGTGCGGGAAATTCTAGTGCTCTTTTTCTAACTGCTGCAGCACAAAATCTTTTGTGTCTAAAATTGGCTGAGGAGCTTGGATTAGTGATTGCAAGTCCATGGGTTTCATGGTTCAAGGCTGCAAGTTTGCCTGCTTTTGTTTCACTTTTACTTACTCCATACATTTTGTACAAAATCTACCCTCCAGAAACAAAAGATACACCAGAGGCCCCTGCCATGGCTGCAAAAAGGCTTGAAGCCATGGGTCCTGTCACAACTAATGAATGGGTCATGATTGGCACCATGATTCTTGCAGTGTCTCTATGGGTACTTGGGTACGTAATTTCTTTATTTTAGTCTTTTAACATTTTTCATTATGTGGGTCATGGTTATATATAATATACACGAGAAGAAATGGTCCCCTTTTGCTAAAAAAAGTGAATATGGTTGAAAAGATTGTAATGTAAAAGAATAAGGGTTAAAATGGTGAGAAATCGCAACCTACTTAAtcatgatttgtttattatagcatcctacattCATTTTTTGTCTATTACAAcatttgtactttgaaaaatctacctacTTATAGCAATGAAATCCAATTACAAAGAAATTTCCATTTTCTGTAATTGGATAAAACTTTCAATGTACAACGATCCAACAAGAAAAAGAAATTGGAAGTAGAATACTATAATTTGGTAGATTTCCTACGTACAATGCATAAAAAATCATAACAACAATGTtgtaatataaacaaaagaacattgctatttcttgcatctaGCCCAAAAATCAAAACATAAATCGTTGTGACTCTACTACATTACATACCCTAAAAGAATTAGATATAATAGCATATACCCTTGTGGAAAACACCACGGGACCCACAAAATGATATAAACAAATACAAATATATGTAACATGGTTTTGTTTTCTAGGGACAAAATTGGAATACCAAGTGTAGTCACCGCAATGTTGGGATTATCGGTATTGTTATTATTAGGAGTACTCGAATGGGACGACTGCTTAAGTGAGAAATCGGCGTGGGACACTTTGACTTGGTTTGCAGTTCTTGTGGGCATGGCGGGTCAATTAACAAATCTTGGAATAGTGACATGGATGTCTAGTTGTGTAGCTAGGTTCCTTCAATCTTTCTCTTTAAGTTGGCCCGCAGCATTTGGTGTTCTTCAAGGAGCTTACTTTTTAATCCACTACATGTTTGCGAGTCAAACGGGTCATGTGGGTGCCTTGTACTCTGCTTTTCTTGCTATGCATTTGGCGGCCGGAGTCCCCGGTGTGTTGGCGGCACTTGCTTTGGCTTACAATACGAATTTGTTTGGTGCTCAAACTCATTATAGCAGTGGTCAAGCCGCGGTTTACTTTGGAggtttgttcactttctttctcttAAATTGTTTTCTTTGTGGATGTCGTTTGACTTTTTTTGAGgtcaaataaaatattttaaaagaaaacttgAGCAATCATTGAAGTGTGGGAGTTTCAGTTTCAATGTCTGGTTGGTTGGGTAGTGGGGCCCTTATGTCAGCCACGTTTTATGTACCTGATTTATATCTCGCATGATGATAACCAATTTGTGGAAAcattttactttcatttcttttaagTACGATATTggccttaataagaaaaaaaaaaatcgaaagtagaatgttgtaatagaaagaagtgaaagtgcattgctatttcttgcatttaggtAATTGGAACTAACTTTGTTTGTTTTGTTCTGTTTTGTCAACAGCGGGATATGTGGACCTCCCTGATGTATTTAGAATTGGATTCATTATGGCTTGTATCAATGCGGTGATTTGGACGGTTGTTGGCGGTGCATGGTGGAAGTTTTTGGGGTTGTACTGATTCTTGAGTACTTCCATGTAAGTAGAAGACATCTTTCATTTCCGATAACACCCTTCATTCGCGATAGGGTTTTGAGCACTAAAGAAAACCTCACTAATTTTGTACTTTTGGGTTTTGACATTTTGGTATCAACAATGAACGTATGTAACAAAGACTTATTTGAGAAAGTCAGATTGATTGTTGAGTTGTGGATTTGTAGTTGCATAAAATGCATTTGTTATATTGTGTTTGACATGCGTTGGACTGAGATTCATGTCAGTGAGACGAAAATTGCAATTATTTGTCACATCCGGAACAAAATAGGACCAAAAAATTGTAATTCATTATTCGTCCAACTGAAAGGTGAAACAAAATGAGAAAGATTTGCTATTGATATATCGTatatgtaaaaaaatatatataaatattctcATAAAAATAGCCCTAAAAAATTTGTTTAGTTTAATAATGTTCCTTGTAACAAAGGAAAAGGTAGCCTTCATATGTTGGGATGGATGGTTTGTTTATGGTCTTGGTTTGTGTGAAGTCTAGCACACATATGGGCATATAGGAGGATAATGAAGTGATAAGGTGTCTCTTGGACAGATAGAAGGCCATTAGCAAAGAAGAGCAAGATCTTTTTGTCAAGAGTGAAAATGGATAAAGGAAGAGCAGTGTACAAGTTTTACTTCAAAGGGTATAAGCTATAGTAGCATTGTTGGTCTGTATTTGGGAATTGGTGGGAATGGTACTCAAATGCGTGGCAAACATAGTACATATATCTTGCCACCTTGTTTCATGATTATAACTTATAAGTTTACATCAAATAATTTGAACCCATGTGATCATGACTTTTAAATGAAATATCGTTATATCCTATGAGTAAAATATGTAATATTGATAACATGACAAATTACCCCTCACTGCCTCACATTACATCAATTAAATATTTGTTTATGCaacaatttttatttaattactaATTTAGGCGAACAGTTTtcaattaaacatttttttttcttcaacgATATTTATATTTACCTATTTATACatccaaaacaaaataaaaatcacTATCAAAGTTGACCTCGACGTGGGTATTTGGCAACATGCAAATCGAAGTTATGATTCTCCACGTGCAAATGTTTTTAAACAGCCtccattattttatattaattaattcgCTTTTGGTGGTTTAGAAATTAGCAAAATCAATTAactgaaaattaaaattttattttatactaCTAATATACCTCTACAATTTTTTTTACTAGCATCATATATATTTAATAGCATCTATACTTAATTTCACAGACAATaaaattttttcattttctaTCACCTGGTACATCTACATAACCACATACGCCAGATTCTGAGATTCATATGGTTATCGTCGAACTTCATCAAGAGATTTTAAGCTTCTTAAGGATCTGTTCTTCTTGCTTGGCATCTGAACCATTAGTCAAGgactttttttgtttaatttaaaaataatatcaatgtattataacttataagctataagagaatttaaaataaaaaataaataaataaataaataaaaggatACATTCTTGATCAGGGTTATGAGTGAAATTGGAGTGCAATGCATTCCCAACACTATCAACAATGGCCGATGTTGTCATAGATGACTCGATACATAAGATCGCTGTGATGGCATCTAATCGAGTCACTTCGTTTCTAAACATCAATCGTGCATGTGCTACAATCATGATACGTCAATACACAGTACACAATACACAGTACGCAGTATACAGTATAAAAGATTTACCTTGAGCAAGTCGAATTAAACTCTCAAGCATTCGGACAGTAGTCCTTGCTGCATTTTCAGTTGCAATGCTTCTTTGAAGTTGGTAATATCTCGAAATAACATTTTCCGCCTCTTTCGATAGAGTTGgtctaaaatacccttttacAAAATGTATATAACTGCAACATGGTGTCAAGAGTTAAAAATGCTCCCCATTAAGTTCTAATTATTTACAAATCTGCCATCCTACCTTCTGAGAGTGGAAAGAGGCCACATCTTATCAAGATCTTCATGACATTTATTTTTCTCTGATTCTGCCTGAAATAAAGACCAGATTCAGTCATATGTACGAATGAAGAAC encodes:
- the LOC111899038 gene encoding dicarboxylate transporter 2.1, chloroplastic, yielding MEASALFSTAFSPPSIHLRSRILTKSRPHVFPTKKTSFHPLLRSPPPVATNARRLFFTTTSKPSLFTSLPKPLKPISAASTSVSSIAEPKKTQLQGAKIVPLALSIAIGLLVRFVVPKPVEVTAQAWQLLSIFVSTIAGLVLSPLPVGAWALLGLTTTIITKTLTFTTAFSAFTNEVIWLIVISFFFARGFVKTGLGDRIATYFVKWLGKSTLGLSYGLTLSEALIAPAMPSTTARAGGVFLPIIKSLSLSAGSKPNDPSSRKLGSYLIQSQFQSAGNSSALFLTAAAQNLLCLKLAEELGLVIASPWVSWFKAASLPAFVSLLLTPYILYKIYPPETKDTPEAPAMAAKRLEAMGPVTTNEWVMIGTMILAVSLWVLGDKIGIPSVVTAMLGLSVLLLLGVLEWDDCLSEKSAWDTLTWFAVLVGMAGQLTNLGIVTWMSSCVARFLQSFSLSWPAAFGVLQGAYFLIHYMFASQTGHVGALYSAFLAMHLAAGVPGVLAALALAYNTNLFGAQTHYSSGQAAVYFGAGYVDLPDVFRIGFIMACINAVIWTVVGGAWWKFLGLY